TTCAtaatttctatcgataatataaactgttattataattttattatatttttatgtccaATTTATCgtattacatttttcattttcttttttgaaataaaaattatatttcttaatttaataatttcttgttTATATTATTCGTGTTGTAGAGCATACAAATGGGCGAGCGTAGCGCAACGATTGTGTTTAAGACGCAGTCCGCTGCGATGGTGTTTCACAAAAAATACCAACGTAAAATGCTAGACCTATCGCTGATAACGGTTCGTCTTGTACCGCAATCGAGCGGAACTAAGTCCACAACTGCAATTGtaaaagtttcttaaaaaaaaaaataccaaATACATCTACTCTAATGTACCACCACAAAAGGAtaatcatatatatatataaacacatacatacatatatatgtatatatatatatatgtgtattattattattatttataattatgttaaGAACATAACGATATTTCAGTTCATTGACGCAGCCTGCATGTAACTGAAcatgcattttatattttgcgTATTTCTgatttacatatatatgtatacctaATATGCAGAGACGTCAACCAGAGCATATTTTTGGctgcaaataaattgtatagtATACCTTTAAAAACAAAGGTAGAATAATTCAATTTGTACATATGTCAAATGTAATGtatatttcttataaaaatacacatggtagatttaataatatattatgcaTTTAAAGGCTACCGTCAACATTGTAGCGTAATGTTAAGCtaatgaatttgtaattttaagcacagaaacataaaatatatcatgatacaaaacataaattatactTACAACTAAACGATGTGTAGtactttaaatttcaattattaatgaTGACTACTATTTATCTCTACAAAGAACGTGTCGACTAAGTAttatagtaaaattaaaatataaatctataattgtataatacattataaattacatgGAAGTTAAAATGTTGCACATATTAGATCTCagtattgtaaaatttgtatgacTAACGTTTATGACGTTAGTCATAACAActtataaattagtaatttaaatagtaaatgttaaaattaaaactgtTTCAAATTAGTAGTGtatctaatatttaatacattggAATCTAAAAACGCTACAATTATATGTaaagtttaaagaaaattttactTCTTGTAATGAATGAAATTTGCAACactcataaatatataaaatgtggaatttccctatttttcaataaaatattaaaatcattataaaaaatgaaaaggaagTCACGTTCTTTGTAAGTAAAGTAATTTATTTACAGCTAAACATTTTTGTTGATGATTACTAATAATTTAACTTACATTACTTTATTTGTAATACTAAAAGAAATTTTGTTCaacaaaagaatttttatacgctaattttttgttataatatctTTTAAGAATTAcctattttctttcatttaaatttattatcatCTTTGTTTAAAACGAAGAAAGACaatagtttttaaatatattctgcTTACACATCATTAACTGAATCGcagaaaaatttttcaataaaatattttaatcttaattttatttgaattaatttttccGTAAAATGTGTAGTTATTATTTGTACCGTATCGTGGCGCTATTGTATTAATGAAAGCTCTAAATGAAGCTATATGTATTACAGTTTACAAGGATCCTTTGTAAGAATATTTAATCAGTCAGCATTTGTCAGtttaatgttataattaaaaatcaatgtTTTTCCAATTATTGTAAATGTATCGGTATCAACATGGCTTCAACTGAACTTGATTGGGGTAAATGTGCAGACGAGCAGGAAAAATTATCTGCGAAGGTAATATTTTTGAATGCATACAACACCGGCTTAaccttatttttgtttattagtACACGTTTATCATCGGAAAGCATAATTTCTTCgtacatttttcttatttatactaaaataatactaatgttcatttaataatgaaattaaattcgattaatttaaattatccaaatttacGTTTGAATGTTGCACTTCAGAATTATATGTGTCAATTTATGTCTTTGTTCTTTTATTGAAATGtttttattagtattttgttttatttactaAAATGATATTGTTTAGTTCATTTGGATTAAAAAAatgctttttattatttttactattgtCAACAGGTGTCTAGCCTAAATTTAGACAAACAACTTAAAGAAAGTAACGCAAGTGCTGACTCTAAGAGCGATGATGGGACAGAAGAACAGATTTCCCCTGCTGAAAACTCTTTACTTCAAAAAATTATACGCAAGGGTTTGGTAGAAACAACAAAAGATCTAGAAATTCAGAGAAAAGATCCATCCTCACCTTTATATAGTGTTAAATCATTTGAAGCACTTCATCTGTTAGTACTTTATGctactaattttgttatattaatatagatgtcttaaaattcttaatgtTACAATATCCGTTATAGTAAACCAGCTTTATTAAAAGGAGTATATGCTATGGGTTTCAATGCACcatcaaaaattcaagaaactgCACTACCTACATTGCTTGCTGATCCGTAAGTTTTATCCgatataaagtaaatttaaaatatataataaatatgaataaattttgacaaattgATTGTAGGCCACAAAATATGAttgctcaatcacaatctggaACTGGTAAAACAGCTGCATTTGTATTAGCAATGCTCAGTAGAGTAGATACTGCTAAGAATTATCCTCAAGTACTTTGTTTATCACCAACTTATGAGTTAGCTATACAAACTGGAGAAGTAGCAGCAAAAATGTCTAGATTTtgtaacgaaataaaaataaaatatgctgTTAGAGGAGAAGAaagtaataatatattgaatattgatttttcaatttaaaagatgtactttttaaatagaaatttaatttaatgtcttGAATTATTTCAGTAAGTCGTGGATCAAAAATTACCGAACATATTATTATTGGAACTCCAGGGAAAGTTTTAGATTGGGCTgttaaatttaagttttttaGTTTAAGTAAAATATCAGTTTTTGTTTTGGATGAAGCAGATGTAATGATTGCGACTCAAGGTCATCAAGATCAGTGCATTCGTATTCACAAGTAATGATTAACAGAATATTTAAGATCTTATGTCTCATATATCTTTTTATATCTTTCTATATCTTTTATACTAAAAATGTTTATAGGCAGCTCCCACGTACATGTCAAATGATGTTCTTCTCTGCAACATACGAACCAGAAGTAATGAAATTTGCAGAAATTATAGTTAATAATCCTTTGATAATACGATTATTGAAAGAAGAAGAGAGTTTAGATAATATTAAGCAATATTATGTGAAATGCAAAGATTTAGATGAAAAATATGCAGCTATTACTAACATTTATGGTGTAATAACAATTGGACAAGCAATTATATTTTGCCATGTAagatatttcaaagtttaaataattaaatatttaattcacttcgaaattgtaaatgttattttgtatttaattacaGACAAGAAAAACGGCCAATTGGTTAGCAGAGAAAATGACAAAGGATGGTCATGCGGTAGCTGTTTTATCTGGTGAATTAACGGTAGAACAAAGAATATCAGTTTTGGATCGATTTAGAGCTGGTCTCGAAAAAGTTCTTATCACAACTAACGTATTGGCTAGAGGTAATTATTAAAGGTGCACTTTtagtatttaaacatttaaaggaACAGTTACCTGATAAATACtacttaattatacaaaatgtataaagATTGAAAATTCTTGATGATTAATTTCatggaaaatttaaatgttacatgtaaataaatatattttgcttataGGTATCGATGTTGAGCAAGTAACGATAGTTGTAAATTTTGATTTGCCGATGGATCAAAGCCGGCAAGCAGATTGTGAAACGTACTTACATAGAATCGGTCGAACGGGACGATTTGGTAAATCTGGAATTGCTATTAATTTAATAGATTCACCACACGCGATGCAATTATGCAAAGATATAGAAAAACATTTTGGAAAGAAAATACACTATCTTGATGCGGAAGATGCAgatgaaatagaaaaaattgGAGCCTAGGTTAATATGCTAGAAATATAATTATGCTTTTTATCAAATGTAcgtaaatatattgtaatactTCTTTAAAAAATAGACATTTGTATTCTTAATATCGAATCTTTGTATTTCTTTTCCAAAAGCTTATGTTGCTTACGAATATTAGGCAGTAATTACATTACTTTGATTGTTGTACATTGAATTAAAATATCGCAATTGGATCAGGAATATCTCACACGATTTAAAATGTATGTAAAGGAAAGacgatatttttatatgttacataataaaaagaaaataataacataTGCAAAGGAATATTATAATACACTTATTACGGCATGATTATGGTGTATTtcgttaaatttttacataaagAGGAAACTTGTTTTGTGACGAACTATTTCTTTCTTATTATGTGATGTAATAAAAATCATTATTTATATTGGTATAACATGACAACGATACTGTGGTAATTATCACGGTACATAGAAGTTTAAGTATAAATATTACAGGTAAAAAtcatttgtatattattattgataACTAATTACTGCTTGAGTAATTAATTCcagtgaataaattgtaaacgattactatgcaaatttattgtaaatggaaaataaaacatttttaagatAGTTCTTATAAAGATAAGTTAAGAGTATCTTAAGAACATGTTAAATGAaactattttgtaaattcaattataaGATCCTGACAAGACGATAAATTTCATGTCAAACAAGGTATAGTAATGTATCCTTTTGTTTGTAACTTACACATATAAACGGGAAGGCCATAAAATTTGGATAGCGTAAAGCTCTGTTGATTTATAAGATATTAGAATATGATTTTCTATTGTAATATTACGTGTTATTAGTTACATAAACTATTTCATTTAACTAaatctttcataaaattatgtaaatcatttttattaaaagaatttaatGTCATGTATTATTGAAGCTTACATTCTTACCATTTGAAATTTGCATAAAAAGAATTTGTGCacttttgtaactttgtaaaaatAACGGATAACCTTTTTTTTTAAGGGGGATTATCTTTTAAaagaataacaataatatatactttaaacatatatttattaagactaaaaaatgcaaaataaattgtaacatttaaaaaaatgtatcagacaataataatttttaacctaTTGCAATACATACGTTTGTACATTTGTATTCTGTTTCATCCATGCAGATgataaatcatataaaaatgCATCAGAGGATATTTGTATTTTCaactattttataattcacgaacaaaataaaaaaaagtgtaattaatttaatgaatattctAACACGATGGAGTTTTTAAAGAAGACAATTTTACTACGTATATTAacttaaattttttacaatattttttataatatatagattactcgaaatttgaataatttttgtttctattacatattataaatttgttatgttATATTACATAACGCAAACATAAgttgttaatataaaatatgtgaaaGAGTAATTTTCGTCGCAGTATCTATCCGATAAAATGATAATGCTCGAAATGcaaaaaacacaaaaaaaaaaaacacaaatgATTTTAGAACAAATAACGCATAGGCAAAAACTTATTCTCTATGTCTTCATCCTCTGCTTTAAAGTACAACTGTTCCTAAGCATTCTGTTGTTCGGTTATTCAATCAGTACATTATAGTTCGTGTTTTCTCAATTCTAACCGCAATCTTTAACGCGTAGTTAATATTACGATTGAATTATAATGTTACCAAACGTTAATTACAGTACGAAAATCAGTCTTTGTacgaaatttgttttaattacatGCCCATGCCTCCCATACCACCCATACCACCCATTCCACCCATACCTCCACCACCCATTGGCATTTGAGGCTCTTCTTTGGGCAACTCTGCCACTACTGCTTCTGCCGTCGTAAGCAATGAGGCAACGCCCGCGGCGTCAGTAAGTGCCGTACGCACTACCTTTGTTGGATCAATAATACCTTTTTCAATCATATCAACATATTCATCATTCATTGCATCGTAACCGAGATTACTTTCAGTGACTTTCGCTACCACTACACTAGCGTCCACACCTGCATTCTGTGCAATTTGCAAACACGGCATACGTAATGCATTTGCCACTATCTTTACACCTGTTTCTTGATCGCTATTTGatgcttttaaattttgaagggCCGGAATACATCTTAAAAGCGCGGTACCACCTAGAAGATAAAGATCACAAAAATTTAACTTCCATGCTGAACTTAAAATACTGAGCAATTGTTAAGAATATTTACCTCCAGGAACGATGCCTTCTTCAACCGCAGCACGAGTTGCATTAAGAGCATCATGAACACGATCTTTCTTCTCGTTAACTTCTACTTCGCTACTGCCACCCACTCTTAAAACTGCAACACCTGATGCTAATCTTGCTAAACGTTCTTGCAACTTTTCTTTTTCATAGTCAGAAGTTGTATTGGCAATCTGATCCCTAATTACATCTGCCCTATGGTCAATATCACTCTTTTTTCCCTTGCCTTTGAGAAATAGCGTATCATCTTTTGTAATTACAACTTCTCCCACTTCGCCCAAATCGCTTAAttgtacattttctaatttaactAAATTCGCATCATCACCAAATACAATTCCTCCTGTCGATATTGCCATATCTTGAAGCGTTGCCTTTCTATTATCTCCAAAGCCAGGGGCTTTAACTGCAGCTACTTGCAAACCAATTTTTAATCTATTTACCACAAGCGTCGATAAAGCTTCCCCATCAACATCTTCTGCTACAATAACAAGTGGTTTCCTTTGCGAGTTTGCTAATTCTAATGCAGGGATAATAGATTGTACAGACGATATCTTTTTTTCGCTAAAAAGCAATAGTGCATCTTGAAATTCAACTTTTGCTCCTTTACTGGAATTTATGAAGTAGGGAGATATGTAGCCCCTGTCAAATTTCATTCCTTCTATTACTTCCAGCTCATCATACAGTGTTTTGCCATCTTTCACAGTGATCACCCCTTCTTTTCCCACTCTCTTCATAGCATCAGAAATAAGACTGCCAATGGCTTTATCACCATTGGCCGAAATAGTTGCTACCTGAGCAATTTCTTCTGGTGTTGTAACTGGTTTACTCAAAGCTTTCAGTTCATCTTTAACTTTATCAACTGCCAGCATAACacctataatatatttattatttagttgtaacaaatatttaacacaggcattatacttatataatgACCATATTTACCTCTTCTTATTTCTACAGGATTAGcacctttactaattttttcaaAACCGTCTTTAGCAATGGCTCTTGCTAAAACTGTAGCAGTTGTTGTACCATCACCTGCCTCTTCGTTTGTATTATTTGCTACATCTTGCACCAATTTTGCtccaatattctgaaatttatcTTTTAATTCAACACCCTTAGCTACTGTAACACcatcttttgtaatttttggacTTCCCCAACTTTGTTCTAAAATAACATTACGCCCCTTTGGACCCATTGTTACCGCAACAGCATCTGCTAATATATCTACACCTTGTAACATAAGGGCTCTAACTTCTGATCCAAAACGTACATCTTTAGCATATGAACGTGCTTGTAATTGGCGCAAAGCTGTACCACGCAAGATGGTTGGTAATCTATGCATCTGTAACAAAGTATCATTGTAAATCTCTtttttaaaatccccaaaaatacataaatttaatattccttAATTCTACGTaagatttattttttctaaacTTCGATAGTaccatttaataaataatgtaataaaattagttTTATAACGTTCttttcattattatataaatgatctgtgaacatttacaaattaaaacgaTGAATTTTAAAAGTAAACGTGGTTATGTAAACCACCGCGTGGCAGCGAACAAAGAAATGttagatacaaatttaaatactttcgaaaatttcaatcttgaaaataaagaaaattattttttatgtttcttgCAATTTCTTTTACGTAATTTTGATTTATAACACGATATTATGTGTACTTTACATTGCCGGCTCGTTCAAGAGTGAATGTAAAAAATAGAGAAAGTTATTGAATAAATATTGgaaaagataaaataaattttagaaatcaaAAGCAATTTTAGCCGAATGTAGAATCGTAAgcatattattcattttttttacaaTACTTTTGATTATGGTTTAGGAAGCGTATACCATCTTTAAAAATACGCGaagttttaatttatcaaagcgATAAAGCGAAATACACAATTTTTTGCTAGGACATATTAATATACAACAATTAAAaggataatataaaataaaacaagtttGGGAAAAGTAAGTTACTTCAAAGACGATTTAGCCGGTTAATGTTGTCGATTAATTGATATACACTTTACAcaagaataatgaataaaatttatcgAAAAAGCCTTTACCTTTATCTAATGAAAGAAGGAAAAACTATTGGTTAAAATATTATAGTCACAAAAGTAATTGAAAATCGTCGCAGCGTGACCACACGTTGTCTCGCCAGCAGAATGAAATGTGCTAGAACTTGCGCTATCACATGGGAATTTCTCCCCTCTCTCTTTCATctattctaacctaacccttttttatttgattaagaaatttatttaaattctcgacaaatttaaatgaaattaaatccaCATGAAATCAAAGTcctatacttatttttattttttttttataaaacattcgaTACGTCAATCCAATTGGTACATTATTTTTCTCATTGAACATTCATACGTTTCTAGAACGTACGAGAACAAAGTATGACGCAATAGTTTAACATATACCAATCACCTTCGTTCATGTACCGGCCATTCATTCTTAATTATGGTGATCTTTAATCTTAAAACCGATTCGTTTACATACTTCCATATATTCCTTTCCTATTACATACACTTCTGTATAGGAAGTACCAAAATTGTGTAATGTTTTAAATTCTTTCGTTTTCATTTTTCATCGcctatttgaataaataatttaataaatgaattttatgtaCGTTTTAGCTTAGTATTTCCTTTACATATATATGTTAAATGTGATTTGTTATGTACGCAAAGAGATAAAATAGGATTAAGTAAGAACACTTTTTCTTCTGATTTACATTGTACAATATTCAGAGATTACATATATCAAATAATACAGAGGTTAATGCTTCACGGTATTCTTAATATTCGCTGATAAGACTAGTCGATACAGTTATTATTGAAATGCAAATTTAAACAAACGCTTGTGTAACTGTAGATTAAACTTCGTCTCAAGTTACGCATCGTTGATGTCTCATTTTAagagaaatttgtgaataaaaTAATCTTTAATATCTATACATGATCGGCGTAAAATTGCcgaataattaaaatcatattaacTTAAATATAAGGCATTTAAAAGAGGTGCATGATCCATAAcagaaaaatatacatttctcatattattcTTTTTACACTAAACTGTATGAATTTATTGTGCTTTTTTCAAGGAGAATGTTACATGttataaattttgattaaataaaattgaaatgtacatTGCTATCCACGTGGTAAAAAATACCTTAGCGTCATCTTGTGATAAATTTTGATCACACGTATAGTTATTCATAAAAGAATATTATCGCTATACGACGAACTTTTGTTCATTTTGCGCATGTTGGTTCTGATTGGTTAAAAATATGTCGTAAACGCGCATGCGTTCTTACAACGATCGCGATGTCGAACGTGCCTATACAGTGATTCTTCTCCAGTAATACCGTCACTTCTGATAtctattcttatattttcattcACCGTGTATATGATCAATGTAAATAGAACATGAGTTATGGAGGGGATATCGCAAACGAGAAAGATTTCTAGCTTATTCGGGCTGCGTGAAATGTTAACGTTCTCTCATGATTTTAAGTTAGTTACTTACGTAACCTGTAGGAGGGGCTCTTGTCGAAATCGATGAAAACATGGCGGGCCGGAAATGGGAGGGGGAAACTAAGAATCTTCGAGAAGAGCAGAGCTGCGCTCGCCTTTACCGCGTAGGTTGCACAACGTGCAAGAATTCGTTTGCCGGTTAGATCGTTCCAAATCGTAATTTTAAAAACACGTTTTATAACAATGGTAAGAAAATacaattctaatttttaaaattacttgtatgtataatgaataataaatcaatttttcaacatttcttGCGTATCTTTGAACATaaccataaataaaattattaactaattAAACTTATTGAATTCTAACATTAATTAGAACTTGTAAATGTATTTGTAGCATGCATTTATGATATACTGTTCTTTTGTTTGAGACAGTAATTTCAATAACTTTttgtttgatatattttatagCATTACCGGCGCCGAATGTTTTTTGTTAACAAAAGGGACACAAATAATCAAAACGCAATCAATGAAACAAAAACTTTTGTAAtagtaattttttgttatttgctCGTAGTATAATATCGTAAAGTTAGTTATAAAACGATAAATAagaaattgataatcataattttgtaaaattactttCCTATTATCGAATAGCTATTTACGGGTGTGTAATTTCTTTCAAATCCGTGagtttattcaattttgagTATTACAAAACGCTACATAGGATTGCACCATGCATGATCTCAAAGTAATTAATGTTtaagatatatattttattcgtaATCGCATTTAGCATGTTACCACATTTAATTATAAGTTCTGTGATTTCTCTtgtattcatattttaattttaacattttcaggCTGCAGCTAATGCCATTAAAAGACTTGTTCCGCTCTTTGATAGAGTTCTTATACAGAGAGCAGAAGCTGTAACAAAAACAAAAGGTGGTATTGTCCTGCCAGAAAAAGCTCAGGCTAAAGTTTTACAAGGAACAGTTGTAGCAATAGGGCCGGGACAACGAAATGATGTAAGTAATAAGTATTTTACATTGATAGAAATGATTACTTGTGACATGATAATGGTTATAagtattatttactttttttttttatagaagGGAGAACATATTCCTTTAAGTATCAAAGTTGGCGATGTTGTTTTATTGCCCGAGTATGGTGGAACCAAGGTGGAACTAGAAGATAATAAGGAATTTCATTTATTCCGTGAATCAGATATATTGGCAAAATTGgaagtttaaatttatattagattaaaatttataattttccaaatgctACAAACTGTTCTCTAAGATatctagaaataaataataagacgCTAGTTAATCTTACATATAATTCAATATTCACCATTGATtcacaaaattgtataatttctgTTACAAGTCTCTTGTTTAATGTGTCATTTCATATTTACATATACATGAAACTAGAATAAAACGTTCgttatgtttttattatttcttagtATATTGTTTTTTGTTCTATTCTTTTTCAGTGTTAATAAtctataagaaaaataaaaaaaaaaataaaatatattgacatcaacataataaatataatattattgcatttgttatatttacacttatatttgataaaaaatatatgtattttagtaagaaataaactgtacaatttttaatccAAAGTTTAATAATGACATGGAtcagttattttaattttatacttttcttcACGCTTGCTTTAATACCAGATATTTCGCCAGCATAACGAGTAACTTCTTTCCTTACTTCCCTTAcctgtaaaatacaaaattgcattagaaaattattatgttcagcaattatacaaattacacaAATACGTACAGCTCCTCTCCTACGGATTTTAGCTTTGCGATATTTGTTTCTATGTTTCACTCTGGGATTACGTTGTTCTTTCTTGCGATGTGGTGTCAAGCCTTTATTTTTTGCTATTTCATATGTAATTGCTCTTTTTCCTTCATTTTCGGCTGCAGAatttatcgtttcgatatcttttttctcttcttcttccatcacatattcattatttttcaaattctcttcACTTATAAGCTCTTGATTCTTTGTTATAAATTCAGATTCTGATTCAGATTCAAATGaattcatatttataattttttttgtaggttttTTAGGAATTATTGATTGTTCTTTGAAACAATTACTTATTTTCTGTTCAGTAATGTTTAT
Above is a window of Megachile rotundata isolate GNS110a chromosome 1, iyMegRotu1, whole genome shotgun sequence DNA encoding:
- the LOC100879804 gene encoding DEAD-box helicase Dbp80 isoform X2, which codes for MASTELDWGKCADEQEKLSAKVSSLNLDKQLKESNASADSKSDDGTEEQISPAENSLLQKIIRKGLVETTKDLEIQRKDPSSPLYSVKSFEALHLKPALLKGVYAMGFNAPSKIQETALPTLLADPPQNMIAQSQSGTGKTAAFVLAMLSRVDTAKNYPQVLCLSPTYELAIQTGEVAAKMSRFCNEIKIKYAVRGEEISRGSKITEHIIIGTPGKVLDWAVKFKFFSLSKISVFVLDEADVMIATQGHQDQCIRIHKQLPRTCQMMFFSATYEPEVMKFAEIIVNNPLIIRLLKEEESLDNIKQYYVKCKDLDEKYAAITNIYGVITIGQAIIFCHTRKTANWLAEKMTKDGHAVAVLSGELTVEQRISVLDRFRAGLEKVLITTNVLARGIDVEQVTIVVNFDLPMDQSRQADCETYLHRIGRTGRFGKSGIAINLIDSPHAMQLCKDIEKHFGKKIHYLDAEDADEIEKIGA
- the LOC100879804 gene encoding DEAD-box helicase Dbp80 isoform X3; amino-acid sequence: MQEYRKKMEEQKRLREKIFADSKSDDGTEEQISPAENSLLQKIIRKGLVETTKDLEIQRKDPSSPLYSVKSFEALHLKPALLKGVYAMGFNAPSKIQETALPTLLADPPQNMIAQSQSGTGKTAAFVLAMLSRVDTAKNYPQVLCLSPTYELAIQTGEVAAKMSRFCNEIKIKYAVRGEEISRGSKITEHIIIGTPGKVLDWAVKFKFFSLSKISVFVLDEADVMIATQGHQDQCIRIHKQLPRTCQMMFFSATYEPEVMKFAEIIVNNPLIIRLLKEEESLDNIKQYYVKCKDLDEKYAAITNIYGVITIGQAIIFCHTRKTANWLAEKMTKDGHAVAVLSGELTVEQRISVLDRFRAGLEKVLITTNVLARGIDVEQVTIVVNFDLPMDQSRQADCETYLHRIGRTGRFGKSGIAINLIDSPHAMQLCKDIEKHFGKKIHYLDAEDADEIEKIGA
- the LOC100879694 gene encoding heat shock protein 60A, producing MHRLPTILRGTALRQLQARSYAKDVRFGSEVRALMLQGVDILADAVAVTMGPKGRNVILEQSWGSPKITKDGVTVAKGVELKDKFQNIGAKLVQDVANNTNEEAGDGTTTATVLARAIAKDGFEKISKGANPVEIRRGVMLAVDKVKDELKALSKPVTTPEEIAQVATISANGDKAIGSLISDAMKRVGKEGVITVKDGKTLYDELEVIEGMKFDRGYISPYFINSSKGAKVEFQDALLLFSEKKISSVQSIIPALELANSQRKPLVIVAEDVDGEALSTLVVNRLKIGLQVAAVKAPGFGDNRKATLQDMAISTGGIVFGDDANLVKLENVQLSDLGEVGEVVITKDDTLFLKGKGKKSDIDHRADVIRDQIANTTSDYEKEKLQERLARLASGVAVLRVGGSSEVEVNEKKDRVHDALNATRAAVEEGIVPGGGTALLRCIPALQNLKASNSDQETGVKIVANALRMPCLQIAQNAGVDASVVVAKVTESNLGYDAMNDEYVDMIEKGIIDPTKVVRTALTDAAGVASLLTTAEAVVAELPKEEPQMPMGGGGMGGMGGMGGMGGMGM
- the LOC100882612 gene encoding 10 kDa heat shock protein, mitochondrial isoform X2, with protein sequence MAAANAIKRLVPLFDRVLIQRAEAVTKTKGGIVLPEKAQAKVLQGTVVAIGPGQRNDKGEHIPLSIKVGDVVLLPEYGGTKVELEDNKEFHLFRESDILAKLEV
- the LOC100882612 gene encoding 10 kDa heat shock protein, mitochondrial isoform X1 encodes the protein MHDLKAAANAIKRLVPLFDRVLIQRAEAVTKTKGGIVLPEKAQAKVLQGTVVAIGPGQRNDKGEHIPLSIKVGDVVLLPEYGGTKVELEDNKEFHLFRESDILAKLEV